From Quercus lobata isolate SW786 chromosome 11, ValleyOak3.0 Primary Assembly, whole genome shotgun sequence:
ACCAAAACTCACTACCTAATTCGATTCCTCCTTCAATTCCTCTCAATCAGTCGAACctgtttttaaaacttttttgatTCCTAGCTGGATTCCTCCCTATTGATCGAAAATcgtttttattcaaaaataaaagggatCAGAACACatgttcttcaaaaaaattgtcTTCTTCTTCGATTGCtcttcaatcaattttttttttcttgtctaaGTCAAAGCTTCAAATGTTTCTTCCTCATCATCTGGTAAGACACTTTTACCCttcctttttgtttatattacaTGCATTCATGCACTTTCCTCAAATTTTTCGAACCAAagaaattttggggtttttggtgaTTTTAGGTGTTCTgatctaattttttgaatgggtttttgttcatgcatcatataaaCATGTTTCCTCcactttaatttcaaatttttcatgatttgtgcaaaatttcaaaattagggtttataTGTTCTTGAGGAATTTGgagattttgttcaattgggtaaaattgattgaaattgaCTTGTGATATAGTTTAATTGAGTGattataacatgttttataCCTGTTGTGATATTCAATTGTGttggacatatgtgaatcatgttaggaacatatgtcatctagaattggctaattctttgacaaaacgcactttacttgtacttgggtagatctaagatgtgtttaatacttcaaggaacaagagttcaagtccaagtgttaaagccatgcaaatctattCAAGAATCAAGCAAAGAAGTGCTATGTTTTAAAGCTCAACAGTTAGCTTGACAGAtagcatctatcaaggtttaaaagaGATCTTCAGCCCGATGCTTGACAGCTACTCAATAAATAacctatctatcaagatttaggttatctatcgagatttacgaaaatcagttttgcagatctgatttcacacaaattcatgtatatttgtttaggctttcttttcttacatccctaaacatatataaggattattttaagggccgtcacagctgatgcaacttaatgcaaaagtttttctcAAGCATATTGTAACCGGAGACAAATGCCCttgttcatctttctcttgtagaagctgctgcgtttgtatgctgtagggttttgtaaccaaggagcttcatgatcttcatcgtgttgatgaactgaagaactttgcagccaacatccttctcatgttggtggttagtcatgtacttggatcCATACattgattggttagtcacgtactagaagccgtgcattgaaaagaagagattgtcactatagaacaagtccaattggatattggggtaagggttcaactgtaggttggtataaggtactaggattcctttacttttaactgcttgttgtgataataatggatcCTTAgaagtgatgaccttaaaatcacccggtggcgTTTTGCTTtggaggttttcctcattcgtaaacaaatcatcgtgtcaactttattttccactacatattaacttagttggtgatttgtttgtgttattatgcgtattgcatgttaattgaattaattaattaacttggctaattaattggttaatttatcacaagggttcaatatattcttggcctatcaagtggtatcagatctggcacactctgattagggttaatctttactgtgtgatccattgacccctattgtcatggatagaggataaTCGTTGATTATACCTCCattatttgatgacactaatTATGCATATCAAGGTGGCTAATTTCAATAGTAGGGCAGTGAATGCTTTATTTATTACGGTCACAaatgaggagtttaagaagatatcctctaccgAAACTGCGAatgaagcatggaccatcctccaaacaacctatgaaggaaccaaggctgtcaaggattcgaaACTTTAGaggcttactacaagctttgaagagatcaagatggaggaggatgagtcattcaatgagttctatgccaagctcaaggacatagtgaactcaacctttaatcttggggaaaccattcccgaATCCAAGATTGTCagaaaggtgcttagatctctacctgagagatttTATACCAAGATCACCgcaattgaggaatcaaaggatattgaaaaaattcctttgacaaagCTGGTTGGCAATCTACaaacctatgagttgggtttgacaaggattgggacacagatgagtcttcagacgatgaagattctaaaatgaaatcCTACATTACAAggcaattcaaaaagtttatgaagaatgccaatgctaaAGGATTTGACAAAGACCGCAAGCAGTCCAATTCATCTCAATTCAaaagccaagacaaagggaagaaggatgctagggatagaggtcagtacactgttccctttggaccaaagtgctttgggtgtcaaggcttcagacacatgaaacaagagtgcccaacttatctcaagaccattgggaaaagcAAAGCCCTagctgctaccttgagtgacaccgagCTTGAGGATGATTTAAACAATGAGAATGATGGAATTTTGAATACCTTCACTACCACTGTGAATCCTACTAAGGGGATTATTGAAGaagaggatgaagaagaggacttggtgaagtcaaagtttgaaaagatggatgaacaagatgacatccacataGCTTATGCAAAATTATACAAAGTCTCGGAAAAGCATGAaaagttgtataggttggccaccaagaagctcagtgatgtggagcttgaacgagaagaaatctccacaaagtttgatgaagccaatcaagCCATTGGAGCATTGatttttgagaacaatttcttggctgagaagaccaaaaAGCTTGAGGCAGAGCTGTTCCAAGTTAGAGCTCAATTTGAGAGAACTTCAAGTGTAAAGCTTGATAAGATGCTCAGCTTTCAGAAATCTACTTCTGATCGAAttggtttagggtatgatttctcttctcctagtattgcttctactagtactactgtttttgtttcacCTGCTAAAAATCTTGAATCTAAGAACAATAATGTCAAAACTGCTTTaactagtgagaacatagacaatgGTAAATCTATCGTAGGAGCACCtcctaagcttgataagaaagaaactaaaaacCCTGGGGCTAAGAAGGGCAATAGTCAAAAGTCTAAATAGAAGAAACAGCATCTCTGCCATCACTATGGAGTAACTGGACATActtgaccaaattgctatatGTGGTTAGTAGgcctgtccacgggtcgggtcgGTTCGGGTTTGGGCCTGAACCGAACTCGACCCGTTTGAATCGGGTGAACTAATTTTAGACCCGTATCCGACCAAATAATCGGGTCGGATTTGATGAATCGGGTCATCGGATGGGCGGGTCGGAGCTGTCGGTTAGGCGGGTTGGGCCATTCATATGGGCccagtttccatcctctttttaGCTTCTCTTTGAGAATTTACTCAAAACCTTCATATTCCTTTCGAACTTCacaaaataaaccaatttcTACCTCCTGTTAAGCATTAAATATCCTGGACAAAATACTTCataacaacacaaaataaacctATAAACCTATTTTTACATCTGTTCAGCCTCCACACATGAACCACAAAAACTAAACAGCCACATTAAACAGCCACACTGACTACAAAAGGGTTTCTATGTTAAGCATTAAATATCTTGGACAAGGACATTGTTCTTCCAATGTGACTTGGAAGGGACAAAAGGTGTATTTCCATTCCAACAACCACACAACAAGTGATTAGTAAAATCAATGTTTCCACAAGGCAGTAAGTCATAAGGCAGCAATCTTGCTGGCTATAAAATGTTCCCagcaatataattaattacaaattataaaataccaCAGGTATTTCTAGCTTTTCCTAAACATTAAATGGCAAATTCTCAAGCTTATaactaatagaaaagaaaacctatatGATTCCTAGGATTTCTTTCCTATAAGCATTAAGACTAATATTGTTAGAAGAGCAATTTACAAAAAAGCTTCCAAAAGGTTCTGCCTCCTTCACAAAATAAGTGATTCCgcctacaaaagacaaaaaaatatttaacaaatagtACATTTACTACCAAATACAAGACCAAATATAAAGGGCAGCAAGCCAACAAGCTTATAACAGTAAGAGACCAAAGGCAGTAACATACCAACTCAGTTATCAACAACACTAATTATGGGTCGTTTGCCTAAGCTAGAACCCAATTTGGAGCTGGTACTTGCTGATGCACTTGATGATGACTGTTGAtttaaaactagaaaagaaaaggaaatacatacaacatattaaattttgtttgaacaTGAGACATAGACTATAGGTTCTAGAATTTAAACATATTAGCATATTACCTAAATCATGAAATTCCTCCTCCAATGCCTCAACCTCATCCCTTGATTGGCGATGAGAAATTGGTATCGTGGCTTGAAGCCAATTTTGTGCACATATAAGGTTTTGAAccatgagaggagagagagaacttCGAAATGGATCAACAATGCGGCCTCCGGTGCTGAATGCTGACTCAGATGCAACAGTCGAAACTGGTACAGCCAGCACATCCTTAGCCACTTTGGACAACATTGGGTATCTATTAGAATTGTCCTTCCACCATCCCAACACCTCAAAATTCCCATCCCTTCTACCATCACAATTTTCAGCTAAATACTTGTCAACCTCATTACTACAACCTATAGATTGCTCAGCTTCTAAGAAAAGCTCATACCGAGAGTGAACCATCACATATGGATCACTTGCATCATCTACCACCATTGGTGTCCTCTCACCCCCACTTGGTTCTTCCACATTTGGACAATTAACAGAAcagaaaaaattatacaacttcAACAAAAGAGCTTTCACCTTATCAACCATCACACTCCCCACTTCATTCCcataaatttcagaaaaagagaacttcaaaaacctcaatttttttcGTGGATCAAGAACAACAGCCACATACAAAAGAGGATTAATCTTATCACCTTCCCCCCAGTACTTCTCAAATTTAGTTTGCATGTTTGTGGCTGTGTTTTTCAAGAGGGTGTTTTGGGATTTAACTAACTGAGAAATACTCTCCTGAATAACAAAGATTTCATCAAAAAAGGCATTTGAGGTCACATACAAAGAGCCAGAAAATTTCTTTGTTGCATTGTAAAAAAGCCTCAAAAAAGTCACAAATGCCCTACAATTTTGGAAATCACTCATACAAGGAGATCCCAAACCACCACTATCTTCCTTGCTCCTAAAATATGATGAATAACCATCATCTTCAAAGTCCATCCTAAGGAATACTTTCTCGAATTTTTCAGCTGTTTCTAACATAAGGTAAGTTGAGTTCCACCTAGTAGGTACATCTAAACAAAGAAGACTCTTGGACTCCATACCTAACCTCTCCATAAAATTCCTAAAGATTTGATTTCTATTAGGCGAGGACTTCACATACCTCACAGCTTCACGCACCCTACCAACAGATGCATCAATTTCTTTCAAACCCTCCCCAACAATTAGATTTAGGATATGGGCACAACACCTCATGTGCATTAACTCATTTCCTAAAACTGTCCCATTCCAATCTTTTGTTACCCTTTGTAAAAATTTAACTGTGGTTAAATTGGAACTAGCATTATCCACTGTCAAAGTGAATATGCCATCAATACCCCACTCACGCAAAGACATCTCAATCTTCCTACCTATAGTCTCCCCCTTATGATCttcaacttgacaaaaatttaaaattcttttatgcAACTTCCAAGTATCATCAATAAAGTGACATGTGAGACacatataattcaaattttgtagAGAAGTCCATGTGTCCGTAGTAAGACAGACCCTACAACCCTTCAAGGATTTCCTcagcttctctctctcactattatAAATTCCAATTACATCTCTAGCCACAGTTTGTCGAGATGGAATATCTTTTACACGAAGTTTAGGTTGTAACGTAGTTACATATTTCTTAAACCCATAACCCTCAACACACCTAAAAGGCAACTCATCAATTATTATCATTTCAGCTAGTGCCTTTCTAGAAGCCTCAACAGAAAAAGTTGTTGACACAAGTTTGAACCCTTCATCTCCatcatttttgggttcaaaagcCAAGGTTTTATGCCCTTTATCTTCTCTATTAGGGTTCTTAGGACAGATTGTCACATGAGCTAATAAATTACTAGTACCACAACTCTTACTATCAGCCAGATAtgattttttacaataattacaTACAGCCATAGTGACACCATCATCTAcctttactttttcaaaatgattCCAAGCTAAAGACTTTTTCCTACCACTACCAGTACCAGTCTTACTCACTACACTAGGTGGAACTAGGGGCAACTCACCATCAGTAGCTTCAGCGTGGGTTGCAGCAGCAGCCTCTTGGGTGGCAGTGGCAGTGGCACCATCTGCTTGGGTGGCAGCAGCACCATCCGCTTGGGTGGCAGCAGCACCATCCGCTTGTGTAGAAATGGAGGAATCCATGacctaaaaaatcaaacatagaaATTAGCTAACtaacaattaataataacaatcaaacaaaccaaaaagaaaaatctttgaTACTTGAATCTAGATAACAGCATTCTAGATAAaactctaacaaaaaaaaaaaagaacaaaatcccAACTTTTAACACAAAACacaaagggaaacaaaaatcataCCTTAAAGAAACTAGGAGTGTTGGAGTTATGAATTTGAAGACTGAAAACCCCACTTGGACAACTTTCAATTCCTgagtaaaattaaaataggaacaaaattaatcaaacaaataaacaaagaacaaaaaaattgggagtttatttgatttttaacagTATAAATTTTACGAAataataaaagctgaaacattGAACACATCCACAACAGCTTAAGTTACATGCATCAACTCTACGTCTctaacaaaaaaagaacaaaatcccAACTttgaacacaaaaaacaaagggaaaCCTTAAAAAACCGTGGGTGTTAATTTCAAGTTTGAAGACACTGAAAACCCCACATGTACAACTTTCAATTcctgaataaaatttaaataggaacaaaattaatcaaacaactTAAGTTActgaacaaagaacaaaagtaaATGCTTAAGGTTTCAACTATTTCTAGTTAGggtttcaaactttcaaattataaaacttagggtttatttgattttaacagTAGATTTTCATAACATATATAATCAATGAGAgactgaaaaaaagagagatgagaAAAGGAGAACACATACCCTAGGTTCAACTCATATGATCGGCGGCAGGGAGAGGAGTGGCGGCGGCGGCTGCGACGGCTACGTGTGAAGAACTTGCAGTGAGAAGCTAGGGTTTGGACCTTGGAGTAGAGAGAGGCAAAGTGAGAACTAAGAGTTTGAGAGTGTGGTCTGTTCATTGTTGAGAAGACCGAAGATGCAAGCTTTTAAAGGGTGAAGATTGAAGactgatgatgatgacgatttGAGTCTTGAGATTTCGTATGAAATTGGTGAAGGGACTGTAGAGATTAGAGAGTGAGAGGCAGAGAGCATTCGTGTGACTGTATGAGACTAGAGGATTTGGTGAACTGATTCCAGGTTTTAAGGATTTGAGATTGAGAATctgagatagagaaaaagagagagatgtaGAAAACGTTCTTTGAGAGTGAGAGACAGAGGTATGAGATTGCCTTCGGAGAGAGAGTGTGAATGAGGTCTGAGAGGTCTGAAGCCGTGGATATGGGTGAGAGAGTGATTAGGTGAAGAATGGAGAAATTTAGGCCGTTGATCACTTGATCAGTGGATCTTGATTCGGTGAAGAGAGTGTTGGGATATGAGATTTCATCAGGCCGTTGATTTTGTTAGATTTAATTGTGACCGTTAGatatttgattgtaatttaatTTCAACCGttgatttgttattttgaaaTCTGACTCATGTGCTATCATTGCTGTGCTAGCAGCTGTACGGTATAGGAGGTTGAGGCCTACTATAAAATATAACCGTTGATCAACAGCCCAtgcttaataaaaaaaaaaaaaatattttgaatggTTGGATTTAAAATTGGAAAGTTGTGCCCAGTCCAGCAGGTTACCCACTCCACTACCCGGAGTCCCAGACGACAAGACTTGGAGCTGACCGAAACTGACTGGTAGCAGACTAACaacagtaattttttattttatgttttcaaatattCGGTCGGGTCGGGTTATTCGGATTTTTTATTGTATAACCCGAAACCCGAACCGACTATTCGGTTCCTCTTAGAATAAAAACCGTATCCGACCCGTATATGCACTCGGATTCACCCGTGGTCCTTCGGGTCGGGCGGATACGGTCGGGCGGGTCGGATTATACGGGTCGCTGGACAGGCCTAGTGGTTAGCCACTTAACAGAGTAACAGTATGATCTCATTGGGAAACCAGAATCaatttccatcctcttttgcttcTCTTTGAGATTTACTCAAAACCTTCATATTCCTTTCGAacttcctttcgaacttgaatggtttcaattcttccccctcaccgccaGATCAAGGGTTCATCaaacggaaaggttcttccaatgtgtggaaggaaaaaggctctaagtgatttagtcacattttctctctctccttttcttgtttttaggtatgcattacttgtgtgttttgctttcttgttttgagtcagtctagtttgtttaacatgtttttgtttgttttttttcaattttgctttatttttaaaaataaaaataaaaataaattgaaaaatcaaaaaaatataaaaacagtgtgtgttttatgtacattggtacttgtgtaccttgaatggccattgaaataaagttctctaaactttgtatcttttgtagcttagatgagcatctctatgcacaatcAAGCAAGTGAACCTTGTGGCTTATGTTTGTGATAaataagattaagtaatctcttgtacttaacactcgtatcactctttttgaagggaaggactagaaaattcgaagagaaaggcataaataaccatctcaccactgttatTTACCAATCAtaaaatgacatctgtatgcttcgacATAGGAAAAGggcaatgtcaaaagcttaacatcattgggtatttcttttctctctcttatatgcccatgcatgatatgcttaacaaaagaaaatatgcaaagaaaaataaaagtgaaaaagaatcaaaatgttttatatatgattgcaagcgtgtcttttaggagatgtgggagttataggatgtacctcgaatgtgatagtccccatcaagcagttatgattgtgtgtgagttaaagcgattttctcatatctcaaattgtcataacatgtagacacttatgcaatcttgcgatgtttttcatacacaacacgcaaattctttgctacttttgatacatgtgcagatataatgtgatttggccatcacaaggaatgcATGTGTTAATgcatgctcactaaactgtcttgacttgtttttgaaatataaaattgattaaacttgtttattgtgtgtgtgtgtgtgttttggatctaaatgcttgacatttttttgttgagagatgtttttaagagcttaaaatgttgattggatctttggttgagtagcatgCTCTATTGCATTCatttctgtgtttttctcttctttgaaaaactatttttgagcaatctcgacagcttctccATACCTCTCGACAGCTAGACTATCTATCGAGCCTCTTGATCTTCCTTTCTCGACAACTGTTATCGCAATTTCGTCCATCGaagtttttgagaatttttcttAATAGCTTCTTGATAGATTCTCGATCCATTGAGAAAGTTTCTATTTGCTCGATAAAtgcttgatagcttctcgatccgTCAAGGTCACTTTGCTTTGGACACCTTTTGATAGTTCCTCGACAACTCCAGCTATCAAGAATTAAAGCTCGATACCTCTAGATCCATCGAGCTTCATGTTTTCTATACATATCTCAGCGCGATAGTTTCTCTCATTTTATCTGATCTCTCTCGATAGAAAAACGTCTCTCCCTTTCCCAAACACTTCTCAATCACACTTTTCATCTTCCCCACTCAATCTTCAGCCTATTCCTTGAATTTTCTCTCTGGTATGATCTCTTTTctatcatgcatttcattcactCTAAcctaaattttggggattttcaaaattgttgaagtttttgtgaaatttttgggacgggttttgtttaaatgatcttaaatgttcatgcattgcatcacatttgcattttcacaatatttcatGCATTATAGATGTGTGTTTACTATGTTAAAATcatgtgtgctggtaggattagattgggctgagcccacgatgtttttattattgcatgtcacatgctcatgcatttttcatgcatacgtacctttttttctctatcttaTTGATATTGATCTGTGCTTGGTACTTTTCCGTTtgtccctctctttctctctctttcttttagttAGTTTGCTTTATGGCACCTAAGCATAAGTCTACTCCGtcccggaaccctcttcgttcaaGGGCAACATCTTCTTCTCCCTCTGCCGATTCTACCCCCTCTCACGTTCGGTTTTGTGATGAGAAGGCCCATACAAACTTCTCAAAGAACTTTTCACGACACGACATTCATTCGGAATGCCAAGTTGTCCTATTGGACTTTTCCAATACTGGccttcccactgtcatctacagtgggggttgggagtcactttATGGCATCACGGTCACTTGTCCCTCCATGATCatataggagttttactccaatatgcactgATTTGATTATTCAGTACCTCATTTCATCACTTACATTCGAGGTATGTGTATTGTAGTCACTCCAGATCTTATATCTGAGGTGCTACACGTCTCGagggtagcgcatcctgactaccccggCTATGATCGTCTTaagactgtgtccaaagacgaactctCGTCTCTCTTctgtgagacaccttcatcttagggtgaccgtcaaaacaccccttgctcAGACTTTGCAAAAGTTCTGAGgttccttaatatggtgatgacacTTGTTCTCCATCCCTTGTCTTACTATAGCTCTATTACTGAGCCTcatgctcaatttttgttatccctACTTGAGGGATTCACTATagattttctctctcacttcaTACTCCCTTATAAATGTCTATAAGGATACGGCgacccatgataagctcattttcccttcgTCTATCACGCGGATTCTCTGCTATGCGTCTGTCTCCTatcttgagtcttcacacttcTCCGTCATATGTGCCATAGACACAGCGACTATCTTCTATGAGACACCTTCATCTTGGGGTGACTGTTAAAACACCCTtgctcgggctttgcaaaaggtctaaggttccttaatatggtgatgaaatttgttttctatcccttgtctcactataactccattactgAGTCTCGTGCtagatttttgttatccctACTTGAGGGACTCACTATagattttctctctcacttcaTACTCCCTTATAAATGTTTATAAGGATACGGCGACCCGTGATAAGTTTATTTTCCCTTCAACTATCACGCGGATTCTCCATTATGCGTCTGTCTCCTatcttgagtcttcacacttctccttcatgtgtgccatagacgcAACGATCGTTAGATGAAGCAAGGCCCAGTTTCGACCGAGGTGGCCACAAACCGAGACGGCGACTCCTCCGGCTTCTTCCGCTCCATCCAcctcagcttcttcttcttctgcgtGTGGAGTGACTCtcgaggccatcatggcacagcttgtgcgcatggatgctcgccttgacactctcagtgatgagttgtgtcaagtGAACACTCGTCTTGGTCGTATCACACGACAACAGGCTGTCATGGGTGGTTTCACTACATCTTTTTCTCCATCTCCACAAGCTTCAGAGGATAAGAGTGATGATGATGGCTCCGGTGATGATgttgatgaggatgatggtgcTAGCTCTTCTAGTGACAAGGAGATGATTGCTTCTCAgtgacttaccctttgtcattcatgacaaaaagggaaAGTAGTTTtaggtatgagagtagtcatatacTTAGGGGAAAAGTTAGTGTAAGagatatttttgttaggggaagtgttttctttttgagggatgtaatgaggactttttgtatcttttcttttcttttctttttagatacattgttcttaccTTTTGATAGCAAACTTTGTACTCATTTtgatatatatgtattgaggttgttattacattctttcacctatctctttatgtattgtttcttttctctctttatgcacatacttattatttattgtatgcaatcttttataaTTCTGCTTTACACTAAGATGCTGtgatgagtttta
This genomic window contains:
- the LOC115966591 gene encoding zinc finger BED domain-containing protein RICESLEEPER 1-like — translated: MASRVTPHAEEEEAEVDGAEEAGGVAVSVMDSSISTQADGAAATQADGAAATQADGATATATQEAAAATHAEATDGELPLVPPSVVSKTGTGSGRKKSLAWNHFEKVKVDDGVTMAVCNYCKKSYLADSKSCGTSNLLAHVTICPKNPNREDKGHKTLAFEPKNDGDEGFKLVSTTFSVEASRKALAEMIIIDELPFRCVEGYGFKKYVTTLQPKLRVKDIPSRQTVARDVIGIYNSEREKLRKSLKGCRVCLTTDTWTSLQNLNYMCLTCHFIDDTWKLHKRILNFCQVEDHKGETIGRKIEMSLREWGIDGIFTLTVDNASSNLTTVKFLQRVTKDWNGTVLGNELMHMRCCAHILNLIVGEGLKEIDASVGRVREAVRYVKSSPNRNQIFRNFMERLGMESKSLLCLDVPTRWNSTYLMLETAEKFEKVFLRMDFEDDGYSSYFRSKEDSGGLGSPCMSDFQNCRAFVTFLRLFYNATKKFSGSLYVTSNAFFDEIFVIQESISQLVKSQNTLLKNTATNMQTKFEKYWGEGDKINPLLYVAVVLDPRKKLRFLKFSFSEIYGNEVGSVMVDKVKALLLKLYNFFCSVNCPNVEEPSGGERTPMVVDDASDPYVMVHSRYELFLEAEQSIGCSNEVDKYLAENCDGRRDGNFEVLGCFDCCI